In the genome of Coprothermobacter sp., the window GCTGGTGTAGTAGACAAACGTCTGCTGGTGCCCTGGCTCAAGGGTGCCGAGGTCGGCACAGATGCTGATGGCCTGGTCTTCGATCACAGAACCCTTGGGGGATATGTAGGTGTAATAGTTGTAGACACCCGCCTGGTCATAGGCCGCAGTTGCATATGGGTCAGTGTTCGTGAAGCCGAACGTCGACACACGCACGCGCGCATCGGCCGAGTAGTAGAAAATCGATACACCTGACGCCAGGCCCGTCGCACGTACCAGCGCCTTGCCGTCGGCAGTCTGCTGGACGACAATCTCGTTGTCAGTGGTGTAGTAGTAAGTCCCATGGAGGTCACGGTCCTGGTCCGGGTCGACGTTGCGCATGTACCGGACGGATTCAAGCGGCGTCGTGCCCGTGTTCTGGAGCGTGATGGTATTTCTGAAGAAGCGCTGATCATAGCGGAACTGTACGACTTGCGTGACGCGAAGCTTGTTGCCATCCCCTGTGCTCCCTACCCACTGCGCGCGAAGCACGTCGACAGACGACAGGTCTGTTACAGACTCCTTGATCACGTCTTCATCACCCATCGTCTCGGCATTGTTGAACACCGAGGGCACGCCCTGGATCTTGTACCCGACGACAAAACGCTCCTCGGGAGTACCCGGCAGGAAGAAGTCACCGGTCGTCGGCCCACTGCCCGTGTTGAATCCATCCTGGTCCACACTGAGGCCAATTCTGCCGCCATAGAATGGCGTGGGATGGAACCCAACGGGAGCAGCTTCGTGGGTTCCAAATGAGCCCGCCCCCGAGATGCCGACCGAAAGGTAAGTGCCCTCCAGGAAGACATCGTCGTCAACGACGGCACTCCGCGCCACAGTGGCGGCCCAAGTACTCCCAACAGAACCCAGCACCATCATGAACACCAGTATCGTGGCAAATAGCCCCGTTCTTCTCCTGTGCATCATATCCTCCCTTTGTCTCCACTGACTGTCTCCAAGTCTCTACGGTAGACCCGCAGTATGTATCCCTTATAGGGACCCCGCCAGTTTTGTCAAGCGAACCTGCCAGGCATGCCACGTACGACGTGGGCTGCGCACGCCCCAACACGGCCTGCGCAGCGGCCAACATGCTTCGCTACGACTATCTCACCTTGTCCTTGAGGAACTGTCCCGTCAGCGACTCCGGGTTGCAGGCGATCTGCTCGGGCGTGCCTGTCGCGATGATGCGGCCGCCCTTGTCGCCGCCCTCGGGACCCAGGTCAATCACCCAGTCGGCGTTCTTGATGACCTCCAGGTTGTGCTCGATGACGATGACCGTGTTGCCTTTATTAGTCAGCTCCTGGAGGACACCCACGAGCTTCTCGACGTCGGCGAAGTGCAGGCCGGTCGTCGGCTCGTCGAGGATGTACAACGTCCTTCCTGCTGTACGCTTGCCCAGCTCCGCCGCGAGCTTGATGCGCTGGGCCTCGCCGCCCGACAGGGTCACGGCGCTCTGCCCCAGGCGGATGTAACCAAGTCCGACGGCGTCCAGCAGCTTCAGCATGTGCTTGAGGCGCGCGTGCGCGTCGAAGAAGTGCAGGGCTTCCTCAACCGACATCTCCAGCACGTCGGCGACGGATTTGCCCTTGTAGCGGACCTCCAGCGTCTCGGAGTTGAAGCGCGCGCCGTGGCACACTTCGCACGGCACATAGACGTCCGGCAGGAACTGCATCTCGACCTTGGTGAACCCATTGCCTTCGCAGGCCTCACAGCGGCCGCCCTTCACGTTGAAGCTGAACCGGCCGGGCTGGTACCCGCGCACCTTCGCCTCGGGCATGCGCGCGTAGACCTCGCGGATGGGCGTGAACAACCCCGTATAGGTGGCCGGGTTGCTGCGCGGGGTGCGCCCGATCGGCGCCTGATCGACCACGATGACGCGGTCGATGTATTCGACACCTGTCAACTTCTCGTAGCGGCCTGGCTGGTCCTTGGCATGGTACAGCTCGCGTGCCAGTCCCTTGTACAGGCAGTCATTGATCAGCGTCGACTTGCCCGAGCCGGACACGCCCGTGATGCACGTGAACATGTGCAGGGGAATGTCGGCGTCGACGTTCTTGAGGTTGTGCTCCGTCGCGCCCTTGATCAGCAGGTGCTCGCCGTTGGGGGTGCGCCTGCTCTTCGGCAGGGGGACGGACAGCTTGCCCGTCAGGTACTGCCCCGTCAGCGACGTCGGCTCGGCGATGATGTCCGCCAGGCTGCCGGCGGCCACAATGCGCCCGCCGTGTTCGCCGGCCCCCGGGCCCACGTCGACAAGGTAGTCCGCCGTGCGGATCGTCTCCTCGTCATGCTCGACGATGACCAGCGTGTTGCCCAGGTCGCGCAGCTCGCGCAGGGTGCTCAGCAAGCGCTCGTTGTCACGCGGATGCAAGCCGATGGACGGCTCGTCCAGCACGTAGAGGACACCGACCAGCTTGCTGCCCACCTGCGTCGCCAGGCGCAAGCGCTGGGCCTCGCCGCCCGCAAGCGTCGCCGACGCGCGCGAGAGGGTCAGGTATCCCAGGCCGACGTCCAGGATAAACTTCAGCCGCTCGTTGATCTCGCGCAGCACCTGCTTGCCGATCGTGCGCTGGGTCTCGGTCATCGCCTCAGGCAACTGGCCAGCAAACTGCAACGCCTGGTCGACCGACATGTCGGTGACCTCGCTAATGTTGCGCCCGGCCAGCTTGACGGCCAGCGCCTCGGGCTTCAGGCGCCTGCCATGACAGGTCGGGCAGTCCTTCTGCACCATGAAGCGCTCGTATTCCTCTTTCATGGCTTCCGAGGTCGTCTCTTCGTACCTGCGGGCCAAGAGGTTGATGAGCCCTTCCCAGTGGAACTTGTAGATATGGTCGGTCCCTTCGCCGTCCTCCCAGTGGACCGGGATGCGTTCCCTGTCACCGTGCAGGACAATGTCCATAGCTCCTGCCGGCAAGTCGCGCACTCTCTGGTCCGGGTCGTACCCACGGTACCGGAGCGCCTGCACGACAAAGTCCTTGCTGAACGTCGAGGCGGCAAGGAAGCCAGGGATCTGGATGGCCCCCTCAGCGAGCGACTTGTCGTGGTCAATGATCATGTCGATGTCCGGCTCCAGCTGGAAGCCGAGACCGGTACACGTCGGACACGCGCCATAGGGGGAGTTGAACGAGAACAGCCGCGGCTCGATCTCCTGGATGCTGTAGCCGCAGATGGGGCAGGCGAAGGTGCTCGAGAAGAAGTCGAGCTTGCCCGTCGCCAGGTCCAGGACCTTGATGACGCTGTTCCCTTCCTTGAGCGCCAGTTCCACCGAGTCGAACAGGCGCGTGCGTTCGTCCGCGGTGACCAGCAGCTTGTCCACGATGAGCTCGATCGTGTGCTTGCGCTTCTTATCAATGCTCGGGACCAGGTCGTCGACACTGTACTCCGTACCGTCGACACGGTAGCTCTCGAACCCCTTGCGCTGGACATCCTCGATCAGTTTGTGGTACTCGCCCTTGCGCCCCTCCACCGCAGGCGCCAGCAGGGCGACGGTATGCCCGGGGTACTCTGCCAGCAGGTGCTCGACGATCTCCTGGGGCGACTGCTTCGTAATGGGGATATCATGGTTGGGACAGTACGGAACGCCGGCGCGCGCGAACAGCAGACGCAGGTAATCATAGATCTCGGTCAGCGTACCGACCGTGGACCGGGGGTTCTTGCTGGCTGATCTCTGGTCGATGGCAATGGCGGGGGACAGCCCCTCGATGAGGTCGACGTCCGGCTTCTGCATCAGGCCGATAAATTGCCGGGCATAGGCAGAGAGCGACTCGACATAGCGGCGCTGCCCCTCGGCGTACAGGGTGTCGAACGCCAGCGAGGACTTGCCCGAGCCGGACACGCCGGTGATGACGATGATCTTGTTGCGCGGGAGCCGCACGCTCACGTCTTTCAAGTTGTGGACGCGCGCACCCTTGATGAAGATGCTTTCTTCAGCCATTCATCGACCTCTCATTTCGAATTGTGAATGCCTTTGGGGTCTGACCCCAAGGCATTCACATTTGTGGGCTACTGCTTGTGGAAGACGACACGGTCGGCGTCGTAATCGGCCAGAACCTTGTCGCCGGGCTTGACCTCGCCGGAAAGCAGGGCGTCCGCCAGGCGGTCTTCCAGGACCTTCTGGACCGTGCGCTTGAGCGGCCGGGCGCCGTAGACCGGGTCGTAGCCGATGGTCACGAGGTGCCTGCGCAGTTCGTCGGACACGGTCAGCTCGATGTCGCGCTCGCGCACTTTGGCCACGGTGCGTTCGATGACCAGGCTCAGGATCTCCGCCAGTTCGGCCTGTCCCAGCGGGTTGAAGACGACCACCTCGTCCACGCGGTTCAGGAACTCCGGACGGAACACGGTCTTCATGTGCTCCAGCACCGCGGTGGTGACG includes:
- a CDS encoding excinuclease ABC subunit UvrA, coding for MAEESIFIKGARVHNLKDVSVRLPRNKIIVITGVSGSGKSSLAFDTLYAEGQRRYVESLSAYARQFIGLMQKPDVDLIEGLSPAIAIDQRSASKNPRSTVGTLTEIYDYLRLLFARAGVPYCPNHDIPITKQSPQEIVEHLLAEYPGHTVALLAPAVEGRKGEYHKLIEDVQRKGFESYRVDGTEYSVDDLVPSIDKKRKHTIELIVDKLLVTADERTRLFDSVELALKEGNSVIKVLDLATGKLDFFSSTFACPICGYSIQEIEPRLFSFNSPYGACPTCTGLGFQLEPDIDMIIDHDKSLAEGAIQIPGFLAASTFSKDFVVQALRYRGYDPDQRVRDLPAGAMDIVLHGDRERIPVHWEDGEGTDHIYKFHWEGLINLLARRYEETTSEAMKEEYERFMVQKDCPTCHGRRLKPEALAVKLAGRNISEVTDMSVDQALQFAGQLPEAMTETQRTIGKQVLREINERLKFILDVGLGYLTLSRASATLAGGEAQRLRLATQVGSKLVGVLYVLDEPSIGLHPRDNERLLSTLRELRDLGNTLVIVEHDEETIRTADYLVDVGPGAGEHGGRIVAAGSLADIIAEPTSLTGQYLTGKLSVPLPKSRRTPNGEHLLIKGATEHNLKNVDADIPLHMFTCITGVSGSGKSTLINDCLYKGLARELYHAKDQPGRYEKLTGVEYIDRVIVVDQAPIGRTPRSNPATYTGLFTPIREVYARMPEAKVRGYQPGRFSFNVKGGRCEACEGNGFTKVEMQFLPDVYVPCEVCHGARFNSETLEVRYKGKSVADVLEMSVEEALHFFDAHARLKHMLKLLDAVGLGYIRLGQSAVTLSGGEAQRIKLAAELGKRTAGRTLYILDEPTTGLHFADVEKLVGVLQELTNKGNTVIVIEHNLEVIKNADWVIDLGPEGGDKGGRIIATGTPEQIACNPESLTGQFLKDKVR